The following are encoded together in the Cyanobacterium aponinum PCC 10605 genome:
- a CDS encoding acyl-CoA thioesterase: MSNFIYSRKIHFADTDSAGVVYFSNLLSICHEAYEEVLLSLGINLSNFFTDKQLAIPIIHAEIDFFKPLFCGDLINIQCQVNPISDKVFDVNYLVEKDKNLIAKAVTRHICINPETRESQFIPSYLKTLFNE, encoded by the coding sequence ATGAGTAATTTTATTTATTCCAGAAAAATTCATTTTGCAGATACAGACTCAGCCGGAGTAGTTTATTTTTCCAATTTACTGTCAATTTGTCATGAGGCTTATGAGGAAGTTTTATTAAGTTTAGGCATAAATTTAAGTAATTTTTTTACAGATAAGCAATTAGCAATTCCCATTATTCACGCAGAAATCGATTTTTTTAAACCTTTATTTTGTGGTGATTTGATTAATATTCAATGTCAAGTAAATCCTATTAGTGATAAAGTTTTTGATGTTAATTATTTGGTAGAAAAAGATAAAAACCTAATTGCAAAAGCTGTTACTAGACATATTTGTATCAATCCAGAAACAAGAGAATCACAATTTATTCCTAGCTATTTAAAAACACTTTTTAATGAATAG
- a CDS encoding GAF domain-containing sensor histidine kinase: protein MSRPLFCHWQKDIAPEIENKRKDAIAALGLDLEKTIPVFDEATQTAADSLNVPICCLGILIEEEYKMKSAYGLSHLGLMNDLAISRKIPRQDAFATYVIDSSNYLTINNTLTDSFFSYSLLASQYGIVAYLGVPLITETGECIGCLEIIDTKPRQFIQTEINFLMITARWCLAEYERSIIKNSLHLNFDKKETKNKSQKDFPETECTSSTDELAIKPTPNSEKYIRELSFQLLNQLIQKLSIPLTSIIGMSSVLKQGIYGQLNSKQAEYLQIIHDSGQEMSILVDEIAKLGNVKSEVNLEYVPVDLENLGTQVLQSLESSAQNKEHTLRLSIEPGKKIWNLDREKAKKTLYYLVNTIIEGSRSGGEIHLHISHRGDILKISCRVNHPWLGEGISLEKIGLYEEVLNNKELSSNLIGDEDRLNPENTNLSNLDYDLVCLSFSAYLANLQGGSIYLQGSVESGYRFILSLPISPMD, encoded by the coding sequence ATGAGCAGACCTTTATTTTGTCATTGGCAGAAAGATATAGCCCCAGAAATTGAAAACAAACGGAAAGATGCGATCGCAGCCTTGGGATTAGACTTAGAAAAAACGATACCTGTATTCGATGAAGCAACCCAAACCGCCGCCGATTCCCTGAATGTGCCTATTTGTTGCCTAGGAATCTTAATAGAAGAAGAATATAAAATGAAATCCGCCTATGGATTATCCCATTTAGGATTAATGAATGATTTAGCTATATCTCGAAAAATCCCTCGTCAAGATGCCTTTGCCACTTATGTCATAGATAGTAGCAATTATTTAACAATAAACAATACATTAACAGACTCATTTTTTAGCTACTCGTTACTAGCTAGTCAATATGGTATCGTTGCTTATTTAGGAGTTCCACTAATTACAGAGACAGGAGAATGTATTGGTTGCTTGGAAATTATAGATACCAAACCCCGACAATTTATCCAAACAGAAATTAATTTTTTAATGATTACTGCCCGTTGGTGTTTAGCAGAATATGAACGTAGCATAATCAAAAATTCACTACATCTAAACTTCGATAAAAAAGAGACGAAAAATAAAAGTCAGAAAGATTTTCCAGAAACAGAATGTACATCATCAACCGACGAGTTAGCTATCAAGCCTACTCCTAACTCAGAAAAATATATCAGAGAGCTAAGTTTTCAACTGCTCAACCAACTTATTCAAAAATTGTCAATTCCCCTCACATCGATTATAGGAATGTCCAGTGTGCTAAAACAAGGAATTTATGGACAACTTAACAGCAAACAAGCAGAGTATTTACAAATCATCCATGATAGCGGACAAGAGATGAGTATTCTTGTAGATGAAATTGCAAAACTAGGCAACGTTAAAAGTGAAGTCAATTTAGAGTATGTACCAGTGGACTTAGAAAACCTTGGAACTCAGGTACTTCAAAGTTTAGAATCATCTGCACAAAATAAAGAGCATACTCTTCGATTATCCATTGAACCGGGTAAAAAAATATGGAATTTAGATCGGGAAAAAGCAAAAAAAACCCTTTATTATTTAGTCAATACCATTATTGAGGGTTCAAGAAGCGGAGGGGAAATTCATTTACATATTTCCCATCGAGGAGACATCCTAAAGATTAGCTGTCGAGTTAATCATCCTTGGTTAGGGGAGGGAATCTCCTTAGAAAAAATTGGTCTTTATGAAGAAGTTTTGAATAATAAAGAATTGAGTTCTAATTTAATCGGAGATGAAGATCGTTTAAATCCAGAAAATACTAACTTAAGTAACTTAGACTATGATTTAGTCTGTTTATCTTTTAGTGCCTATTTAGCCAATTTACAAGGGGGTAGTATATATTTACAGGGTTCAGTAGAGTCTGGTTATCGCTTTATTTTATCTCTGCCTATTTCTCCTATGGATTGA
- the menA gene encoding 2-carboxy-1,4-naphthoquinone phytyltransferase: protein MSVAEEKIKPIVEEIPSKGKLWYAAIKPPMYTVAVIPICFGTALAYGETGIFNPLIFVTFLFSAILIIAWLNLSNDFFDSYTGIDVNKAHSVVNLTGNAPLIFWISNICLALGLMGIIMINLWLGDWTVMGLIFACCFLGYTYQGPPFRFGYLGLGEIICFITFGPMAIASAYYSQAQNFSVSSLWASVLIGISTSIILFCSHFHQVEDDIKAGKKSPIVRLGTANGAKVLTTSTLVFYGLCILFTFLHLLPYSSLIVFLSLPPAIKMINHVHENHDRPSLVQNSKFIAVKYHFFSGLLLSVSLILNNR from the coding sequence ATGAGCGTAGCAGAAGAAAAAATAAAGCCCATTGTTGAGGAAATACCAAGTAAAGGTAAATTATGGTATGCGGCGATTAAACCACCTATGTACACTGTGGCAGTGATACCGATATGTTTTGGGACTGCTTTGGCTTATGGAGAAACGGGGATATTTAACCCTTTAATTTTTGTTACTTTTCTTTTCTCTGCTATTTTAATTATCGCTTGGTTAAATTTGAGTAATGATTTTTTCGATTCTTACACGGGAATAGATGTAAATAAAGCTCATTCTGTTGTCAATTTAACGGGCAATGCTCCCCTTATCTTCTGGATTAGCAACATCTGTCTTGCTTTAGGTTTAATGGGAATTATCATGATTAATCTTTGGCTTGGAGATTGGACTGTAATGGGTTTAATTTTTGCTTGCTGTTTTTTAGGCTATACTTATCAAGGACCTCCTTTTCGCTTCGGTTATTTAGGTTTAGGGGAAATTATTTGTTTTATTACTTTTGGTCCAATGGCGATCGCATCTGCTTATTATAGTCAGGCTCAGAATTTTTCTGTTAGTAGTTTATGGGCTTCTGTACTGATTGGCATTTCTACCTCAATTATTTTATTTTGCTCCCATTTTCATCAGGTGGAAGACGACATCAAAGCAGGGAAAAAATCGCCCATCGTGCGTTTAGGTACTGCTAATGGTGCAAAGGTATTAACAACTTCTACTTTAGTTTTTTATGGCTTATGTATTTTATTTACTTTTCTTCATTTATTACCCTATAGCAGTTTAATTGTTTTTCTTTCATTACCCCCTGCCATAAAAATGATTAATCATGTGCATGAAAATCACGATCGCCCTTCCTTAGTACAAAATAGTAAGTTTATTGCAGTTAAATATCACTTTTTTAGTGGTTTATTGTTATCCGTATCTTTAATACTTAATAATAGATGA
- a CDS encoding acetyl-CoA carboxylase carboxyltransferase subunit alpha has translation MAKTAQKRTFLLEFEKPLVELQARIDQIRELGEEKQLDVSGQLQELEGKVEQLRQEIFSTLTPAQKLQIARHPRRPSTLDYVQAMCDEWLELHGDRRGSDDLALIGGIARLEGRAVVIIGHQKGRDTKDNVARNFGMASPGGYRKAMRLMEHANRFSMPIITFIDTPGAYAGVEAEKLGQGEAIARNLREMFSLEVPIISTVIGEGGSGGALGIGVAEKLMMFEHSVYTVASPEACAAILWKDAKKSEQAAQALKITAYDLKDLGIIDQILPEPPGCAHSDPLATAEILKQAILENLEYLSQLPTDKLKELRYQKFRNIGVFIE, from the coding sequence ATGGCAAAAACAGCACAAAAAAGAACTTTTTTACTAGAATTTGAAAAACCCTTAGTAGAACTACAAGCGAGAATTGACCAAATTAGGGAATTAGGAGAAGAAAAACAACTAGACGTATCAGGACAATTACAAGAATTAGAAGGCAAAGTAGAACAACTACGGCAGGAAATTTTTAGTACCTTAACTCCTGCTCAAAAACTACAAATTGCTCGTCATCCTCGTCGCCCCTCAACTCTCGATTATGTACAGGCTATGTGCGATGAATGGTTAGAACTTCATGGCGATCGCAGAGGTTCAGATGATCTAGCTCTCATTGGTGGTATTGCTCGTTTAGAGGGCAGAGCAGTTGTAATTATTGGTCATCAAAAAGGCAGAGATACAAAAGATAATGTTGCCCGTAATTTTGGTATGGCATCCCCCGGAGGTTATCGCAAGGCGATGCGTTTAATGGAACACGCTAACCGTTTTTCTATGCCTATCATTACTTTTATTGATACCCCCGGTGCTTATGCAGGAGTGGAAGCGGAAAAATTAGGACAAGGAGAAGCGATCGCTAGAAATTTAAGAGAAATGTTTAGTCTTGAAGTTCCCATTATCAGTACTGTTATTGGAGAAGGAGGTTCAGGAGGTGCATTAGGTATTGGAGTTGCGGAAAAATTGATGATGTTTGAACACTCTGTCTATACCGTTGCTAGTCCCGAAGCCTGTGCCGCAATTTTGTGGAAGGATGCAAAAAAATCGGAACAAGCCGCCCAAGCCCTAAAAATTACTGCCTATGATTTGAAAGACTTAGGTATCATTGATCAAATTTTACCAGAACCTCCCGGATGCGCCCATTCTGACCCCCTTGCCACCGCAGAAATTCTTAAACAAGCTATTTTAGAAAACTTAGAATATTTATCTCAATTACCCACAGATAAATTAAAAGAATTACGCTATCAAAAATTCCGTAATATTGGTGTTTTTATTGAATGA
- a CDS encoding universal stress protein — translation MFNHGLVCTDFTDGLDKMIHFVSALGEGGFKEITFLHSVAIWNEGEIPRIDRDKVEEAKKKLSPALNNVPENMKVNIEVLSGNPSDNILATIKKYNIDLVITGSPVSTSLEQIFFGSTTAKLRNKLRIPMMILRPQLMSVYRNDEFALRCRNLNSFWLVPYNHAPHHRYILEKIRGYVEIDKGNTLKECLFLSVIDEVSRSEILTENKVKEAENKLAEIQKSFVSSPINVQTLVKRGNILEETFKIAFAHDVSAIALADNLKEDSIFNRLVQLAVGNNANYLLNCSWFPLIYFPMNKQ, via the coding sequence ATGTTTAATCATGGTTTAGTATGCACAGATTTTACTGATGGCTTAGATAAAATGATTCATTTTGTCTCGGCGTTAGGGGAAGGAGGATTTAAAGAGATTACTTTTTTACATAGTGTTGCTATTTGGAATGAAGGAGAAATACCTCGCATTGACAGAGATAAAGTAGAAGAAGCGAAAAAGAAATTATCTCCTGCTTTAAACAATGTACCTGAAAATATGAAAGTCAATATCGAAGTTTTATCAGGAAATCCCTCAGATAATATTTTGGCTACGATCAAGAAATATAACATTGATTTAGTGATTACTGGCTCACCTGTAAGTACTTCTTTAGAACAAATATTTTTCGGTTCAACAACTGCTAAACTAAGGAATAAATTGAGGATTCCGATGATGATTTTACGTCCTCAATTAATGTCCGTATATAGAAATGATGAATTTGCACTGAGATGTCGTAATCTTAATAGTTTTTGGTTAGTGCCTTATAATCATGCACCCCATCATCGTTACATCCTCGAAAAAATTAGAGGCTATGTGGAAATAGATAAAGGTAATACTTTAAAAGAATGTCTATTTTTGTCCGTGATTGATGAAGTTTCTCGTAGTGAAATTTTGACGGAAAATAAAGTAAAAGAGGCAGAAAATAAGTTAGCTGAAATTCAAAAAAGTTTTGTGTCTTCTCCTATTAATGTTCAAACTTTAGTAAAGAGGGGTAATATTTTAGAGGAAACTTTTAAGATTGCTTTTGCTCATGACGTTAGTGCGATCGCACTTGCTGATAATCTTAAAGAAGATAGTATTTTTAATCGCCTTGTTCAATTAGCGGTTGGTAATAATGCAAATTATCTTTTAAACTGTAGTTGGTTTCCCCTTATTTACTTTCCGATGAATAAACAGTAG
- a CDS encoding ABC transporter ATP-binding protein translates to MFSQSSYKLLIPYIRKEGKTISIAMGCTIFFTIFWPILAWLAGRIGGYVGKGDLTSIISLAGVAAIVFLLRGFAQYGQDTFMAKAALKITLDLRRLVYSHLQTLSLNYFQVAKTGDLAYRLTEDVDRIGEVINKIFHQFIPSILQLIVVLGYMVYVNWQLTIATFIVAPLMAFLVTWFGNKLLNLTRKSQNKVSNLSALITEVFSGIRLVQAYTAEEYEINRFVLEAENNRRARFAAEKTKALQFVVVGFLEAMSIIFLLFLGGWQIYLNNLTGADFISYITAVALLIDPISITTNNYNEFKQGEASVERVFELLNIPPLVTEKKDAIALKNIQGLVEYKDVSFTYNEEQKVLEKINLIAKKGEIIALVGSSGAGKSTLVNLLPRFYDVTEGEILIDNINIKNVTLKSLRKQIGIVPQETNLFSGTIAENIAFGEKNFDIQVVEKAAKIANAHEFISDLSQGYYSYVGERGVSLSGGQRQRIAIARAIYFEPKILILDEATSALDSESEVLVQQALERIMTERTVFVIAHRLATVRQATRILVLDKGKIVESGTHEELINLKGRYADFYSQQFDN, encoded by the coding sequence TTGTTTTCTCAATCTAGTTATAAATTACTTATTCCTTATATTCGTAAAGAAGGAAAAACCATTTCCATTGCTATGGGATGCACAATTTTTTTTACCATATTTTGGCCTATCTTAGCATGGTTAGCTGGGCGTATTGGCGGTTATGTGGGTAAAGGAGATTTAACTTCGATAATTTCTTTGGCAGGGGTTGCCGCAATTGTTTTTTTATTGCGAGGTTTCGCCCAATATGGGCAAGATACTTTTATGGCAAAAGCGGCTCTAAAAATTACCCTCGATTTACGCAGATTAGTTTATAGTCATTTACAAACCCTAAGTTTAAACTATTTTCAAGTAGCAAAAACAGGGGATTTAGCCTATCGTTTAACGGAAGATGTCGATCGCATCGGAGAAGTTATTAATAAAATATTTCACCAATTTATACCAAGTATTCTACAATTAATTGTCGTTTTAGGCTATATGGTTTATGTTAATTGGCAGTTGACCATTGCTACTTTTATTGTTGCTCCACTAATGGCATTTTTAGTAACTTGGTTTGGAAATAAACTATTAAATTTAACTCGAAAAAGCCAAAATAAAGTTTCTAATCTATCCGCATTGATTACTGAAGTTTTTTCAGGTATTAGATTAGTTCAAGCATATACTGCTGAAGAGTATGAAATTAATCGCTTTGTTTTAGAAGCAGAAAATAATAGAAGGGCAAGATTCGCCGCCGAAAAAACTAAAGCTTTACAGTTTGTGGTAGTTGGATTTTTAGAAGCAATGAGTATTATTTTTCTTCTGTTTTTAGGAGGATGGCAAATTTATCTTAATAATCTTACTGGGGCGGACTTTATTAGTTATATTACTGCGGTTGCTTTACTAATTGATCCTATTTCTATTACTACGAATAATTATAATGAATTTAAGCAAGGAGAGGCTTCTGTTGAAAGAGTGTTTGAGTTGTTAAATATTCCTCCTTTAGTTACTGAAAAAAAAGATGCGATCGCACTTAAGAATATTCAAGGATTAGTAGAATATAAAGATGTTTCTTTTACTTATAATGAGGAACAAAAAGTATTAGAAAAAATTAATTTAATAGCAAAGAAAGGAGAAATAATTGCCCTTGTAGGGTCATCAGGAGCAGGAAAAAGCACTTTAGTTAATTTACTTCCCCGTTTTTACGACGTGACAGAAGGAGAAATTTTAATTGATAATATTAATATCAAAAATGTCACTTTAAAAAGTCTGAGAAAACAAATTGGAATTGTGCCTCAAGAAACAAATTTATTTTCAGGAACTATAGCAGAAAATATCGCTTTTGGAGAAAAAAATTTTGATATACAAGTAGTAGAAAAAGCCGCAAAAATAGCCAATGCCCATGAATTTATCTCTGATTTAAGTCAGGGTTACTATAGCTATGTAGGAGAAAGAGGTGTAAGCCTTTCCGGAGGGCAAAGACAGCGAATTGCGATCGCACGAGCTATTTATTTTGAACCAAAAATATTAATCCTCGATGAAGCGACATCTGCCCTAGATTCAGAATCAGAAGTATTAGTACAACAAGCATTAGAAAGAATTATGACTGAACGCACGGTGTTTGTTATTGCTCATCGTCTAGCTACTGTCAGACAGGCAACTCGTATCTTAGTTTTAGATAAAGGTAAAATAGTAGAATCAGGGACTCATGAAGAACTAATCAACCTAAAAGGACGATACGCAGACTTTTACAGCCAACAATTTGACAATTAG
- a CDS encoding glycosyltransferase family 2 protein: MDLSLVIPIYNEAENIPLLINAITKSLNNTNLVYEIICVDDGSQDGSTEVLKNILMTTSCLKAIVLRRNYGQTPAMAAGFENARGNVIITLDGDLQNDPTDIPLLLQKLEEGYDLVSGWRKNRQDDALTRLLPSKIANWIIGKITGVKLHDYGCSLKAYRKELIADMNLYGELHRFLPALAYIEGAKITEIPVNHHPRRFGKSKYGLGRTFRVIMDLLTVFFIKKFLTRPMHVFGFFGLISMILGFFIGIYLSFLKLGLGRSIGDRPLLILCVLLILTGVQLFSFGLLGELLMRTYHESQKRPIYRIRDIYFNSGNQK; this comes from the coding sequence ATGGATTTATCATTAGTCATTCCTATTTATAACGAAGCGGAAAATATTCCTCTACTCATTAATGCCATTACTAAAAGTTTAAATAATACAAACCTAGTTTATGAAATCATTTGTGTTGATGATGGTTCTCAAGATGGTTCAACCGAAGTATTAAAAAATATTCTAATGACTACCTCCTGTCTTAAAGCAATTGTACTAAGACGTAATTACGGGCAAACCCCAGCTATGGCGGCAGGTTTTGAAAATGCGAGAGGTAATGTCATTATTACTCTTGATGGAGATTTACAAAATGATCCCACCGATATACCCTTATTATTACAAAAATTGGAAGAAGGCTACGATTTAGTTAGTGGTTGGCGTAAAAATCGTCAAGATGATGCTCTTACTCGCCTTTTACCCTCAAAAATCGCTAACTGGATTATCGGCAAAATTACGGGGGTAAAGTTACATGACTATGGTTGTTCTCTCAAAGCATATCGTAAAGAATTAATTGCTGATATGAACTTATACGGAGAGTTGCACCGTTTCTTACCAGCCTTAGCATATATTGAAGGGGCAAAAATTACGGAAATTCCTGTAAATCATCATCCTCGCCGTTTTGGTAAGAGTAAGTATGGACTTGGACGCACTTTTCGAGTAATTATGGATTTACTCACTGTCTTTTTTATCAAAAAATTTCTCACTCGCCCCATGCACGTTTTTGGGTTTTTTGGCTTAATTTCCATGATATTAGGCTTTTTTATTGGCATTTATCTTTCTTTTCTGAAATTGGGCTTAGGAAGGAGTATAGGCGATCGCCCCTTGTTAATTTTATGTGTATTATTAATTTTAACGGGAGTTCAACTATTTTCTTTTGGCTTACTAGGGGAATTACTCATGCGTACTTATCATGAATCCCAAAAACGCCCCATCTATCGTATTCGAGACATTTATTTTAATAGTGGCAATCAAAAATAA
- a CDS encoding cation:proton antiporter — MLTKLSSIINNLVMGFLPSPLSDPVAIFLVMMAVLLIAPLLFEKIKLPGIVGLIIAGIIIGPDGIGLLERDQTIELFGTVGLLFLMFMAGLETSLDDLKSNASKASIFGFATFIVPMILGTMAFTFLLGYDILPSILVASCFSSHTLLSLPIVIKRGIARTPAVTVTLGGTLIVNIVALLVLAVVVKADQGELSLGFWLFLIPALIIYTVAALWAVPVVGRWFFRRFGHDEGAEFTFVVATLFVVSYCAKLIEIEPIIGAFLAGIGIRPLIPSLSPLMNRIQFIGNTLFVPFFLISVGMLVNPKDIVSNPKSLMVSGVMIVVAIAAKYIPAWGIGKLFLPLPSSSNCQSPIPLKA, encoded by the coding sequence ATGTTGACAAAACTCTCCTCTATTATCAATAACTTAGTAATGGGATTCTTACCCTCACCCTTAAGTGACCCTGTTGCTATTTTTTTAGTGATGATGGCGGTATTGTTGATCGCCCCTCTCTTATTTGAAAAGATAAAATTACCCGGCATTGTTGGTTTAATTATTGCAGGAATTATCATCGGTCCTGACGGTATTGGTTTGTTGGAAAGAGATCAAACCATTGAGCTTTTTGGTACGGTAGGACTTTTATTTTTAATGTTTATGGCGGGTTTAGAGACTAGCTTGGATGATCTCAAGTCCAATGCTAGTAAGGCAAGTATTTTTGGTTTTGCCACTTTTATTGTGCCAATGATTTTGGGTACTATGGCTTTTACCTTTCTTTTAGGTTATGACATTCTTCCCTCAATTTTAGTCGCATCCTGTTTTTCTTCCCATACTTTACTTTCTTTACCTATTGTCATTAAAAGGGGAATTGCTCGTACTCCTGCGGTAACAGTTACTTTGGGAGGAACTTTAATTGTTAACATTGTTGCTTTGTTAGTTTTAGCTGTAGTCGTAAAAGCTGATCAGGGAGAATTAAGTCTTGGTTTTTGGTTATTTTTAATTCCTGCTTTGATTATTTATACTGTGGCCGCTCTGTGGGCAGTTCCAGTGGTGGGAAGGTGGTTTTTTCGTCGTTTTGGTCATGATGAGGGGGCGGAGTTTACTTTTGTGGTAGCGACTTTATTTGTGGTTTCTTATTGTGCCAAATTAATTGAAATTGAGCCGATTATTGGAGCTTTTTTGGCGGGGATTGGTATTCGTCCCCTAATTCCTAGTCTTAGTCCTTTAATGAATCGTATTCAGTTTATTGGCAACACTTTATTTGTACCTTTTTTCTTAATTTCTGTGGGAATGTTGGTAAATCCAAAGGATATTGTTTCTAATCCTAAATCTTTAATGGTTTCTGGGGTGATGATTGTAGTTGCGATCGCAGCCAAGTATATTCCTGCATGGGGAATTGGTAAATTATTTCTCCCTCTCCCCTCATCATCTAATTGCCAATCCCCCATACCATTAAAAGCATAA
- the mnmE gene encoding tRNA uridine-5-carboxymethylaminomethyl(34) synthesis GTPase MnmE — protein MIEVKSYRDLTVWQKSQKIVQQETIVAIASAVVPSQGSIGVVRLSGQTALEIAKRIFHPQGKKQWESHRILYGYIKHPDHNTIIDEALLLPMFSPRSYTREDVIEFHCHGGIMPVQQVLELCLEQGARLANSGEFTLRAFLNGRIDLTQAESIAEIVGAKSVEASTVALASLRGKLAQPIKNIRHTLLDILAEVEARIDFEDDLPPLDEDQVKQNLQASLEQIKQILATKDQGELLRSGIKVAIVGQPNVGKSSLLNAWSRCDRAIVTDLPGTTRDVVESQLVVKGIPIQVLDTAGIRNTEDTVEKIGVERSLQAVNQADLILFTIDASQGWTEKETEIYEKIKGLNIILVINKTDLGNPDTINYPSEIKQIVNTAAAKNEGIEALESAIINTIEKGKTTARNLDIAINQRQAAALTRAKLALTQVEETIKNQLPLDFWTIDLRTAIQALGEITGEEVTESVLDRIFSRFCIGK, from the coding sequence ATGATTGAAGTAAAAAGTTATCGAGATTTAACAGTATGGCAAAAATCACAAAAAATTGTTCAACAAGAAACCATAGTTGCGATCGCATCTGCTGTAGTACCAAGCCAAGGTAGTATTGGTGTTGTCCGATTAAGTGGTCAGACAGCCTTAGAAATAGCAAAAAGGATTTTTCACCCTCAAGGCAAAAAACAATGGGAATCCCACCGCATTCTTTATGGTTATATCAAACATCCTGACCATAACACCATCATTGATGAAGCATTGTTGTTACCCATGTTCTCTCCCCGTTCTTACACAAGGGAAGATGTGATCGAATTTCACTGTCATGGGGGTATAATGCCCGTACAGCAAGTATTAGAATTATGTTTGGAACAAGGGGCAAGGTTAGCAAATTCAGGGGAATTTACCCTCAGAGCCTTTTTAAATGGTAGAATTGACCTCACTCAAGCCGAAAGTATTGCCGAGATTGTCGGAGCAAAATCTGTAGAGGCTTCTACCGTTGCGTTAGCATCTCTTAGGGGAAAACTGGCACAACCGATCAAAAATATTCGGCACACCCTTTTAGATATTCTGGCGGAAGTGGAGGCAAGAATTGATTTTGAGGACGATTTACCGCCCCTCGATGAAGACCAAGTTAAGCAAAATTTACAGGCTAGTTTAGAACAAATTAAACAGATTTTAGCTACCAAAGATCAAGGGGAATTATTACGTAGCGGGATTAAAGTTGCGATCGTTGGTCAGCCAAATGTAGGTAAATCAAGTCTTTTGAATGCTTGGAGCAGATGCGATCGTGCGATCGTCACCGACTTACCCGGTACAACTAGAGATGTGGTAGAATCCCAATTAGTAGTAAAAGGCATACCCATTCAGGTATTAGACACTGCAGGAATAAGAAACACTGAAGACACAGTAGAAAAAATTGGTGTAGAAAGGTCACTACAAGCCGTCAACCAAGCAGACTTAATTCTATTTACCATCGATGCCAGTCAAGGATGGACAGAAAAAGAAACAGAAATTTATGAAAAAATAAAAGGACTAAACATTATACTTGTCATCAATAAAACCGACTTAGGAAATCCTGACACTATCAATTATCCTTCAGAAATAAAGCAAATAGTCAACACCGCCGCCGCTAAAAATGAAGGCATAGAAGCATTAGAATCAGCCATTATTAATACCATAGAAAAAGGGAAAACCACCGCCAGAAATTTAGATATTGCCATTAACCAGAGACAAGCCGCCGCTTTAACTCGTGCTAAACTAGCCCTAACTCAAGTAGAAGAAACAATCAAAAACCAATTACCCCTCGACTTTTGGACTATCGACTTACGTACAGCTATTCAGGCATTAGGAGAAATAACAGGAGAGGAAGTCACAGAATCTGTTTTAGACCGCATTTTTAGCCGTTTTTGTATTGGCAAATAA